CGCCACCATGTTCGAGTCGAGCATGGAAGGCGACCGCGGCTCGCTGTTCGCCGACCAGGACGAGCCGGGTCGTGGCGTACAGGTGCTGGGTGTGGTCGAGGATCAGAGCAGCCTGATGCCGCGCTACGAGCCGAACCACCCGGCCGCCGACGAGAAGGGCTACGTCTACTACCCGAACGTCAACGTGGTCGAGGAGATGGCCGACATGATTTCCGCCAGTCGCGCCTTTCAGACCAACGTGGAAATGATGAACACCGCCAAGCAGATGATGCAGCGCGTGCTGACCCTCGGTCAGTAAGTCGCAGAGAGGACTAGGGAATGAGCAGTGTAAGTGGCGTCAGTTCGGTACTCGACCAGTATCAGATCAAGGAAGACAGCGGTACTTCCAGCAACGAGCTGGGCAAGAACCAGTTCCTCGAGCTGCTGGTGGCCCAGTTGAACAACCAGAACCCGCTGGAGCCGCAGGCCAACGGCGAGTTCATCGCCCAGCTGGCGCAGTTCAGCCAGGTCGAGGGGATCGAGAAGCTCAACAGCAGCATGGACTCGCTGGTGACTGGCTATCAGTCGTCCCAGGCGCTGCAGGCGTCCTCCCTGGTCGGGCGCAAGGTCATAGTGCCGAGCGAGAAGGCGGTGGTGGATACCAGCGAGACCTTCAAGGGCAGCCTGGTGCTGCCGGTCACCAGCAGCAACGTGTACGTCAACATCTACGACAGCACTGGCTCGGTGGTGAACCGGGTCAACCTCGGCCAGCAGGCGGCGGGGCAGGTGAGCTTCATGTGGGACGGCAAGGACTCCAGCGGCAAGCTGCTGTCGCCCGGCACCTACAAGTTCGAGGCGCAGGCCACCTACGCCGATGGCACCAAGGGCCTCTACACCCTGCTGCCGGCCAACGTCGACAGCGTCACCCTGGGGCAGAACGGTGGCGAGATGCAGCTCAACCTCGCCGGCCTCGGCAGCGTAGCGCTGTCGCAGGTGCAGATGATCGGTCAATAACTCACAGACGATAAGCGCCGGCAGTAACGGCAAAGGAGCATTCCATGTCTTTCAATATCGGTCTCAGCGGTCTGCGAGCGGCCACCAGTGACCTCAACGTCACCGGCAACAACATCGCCAACGCCGGCACCGCCGGCTTCAAGCAGTCGCGCGCGGAGTTCGCCGACGTGTATGCCGCCTCGGTGCTCGGCACTGGCTCCAACCCGCAGGGCAGCGGTGTGCTGCTATCCGATGTGTCGCAGCTGTTCAACCAGGGCAACATCAACTACACGCAGAACGCCCTGGATCTGGCGATCAACGGCAACGGCTTCTTCGTCACCAGCAACAACGGCGAGGTCAGCTACACCCGCGCCGGCTACTTCGGTACCGACCGCGACGGCTACATGGTCAACAACTTCGGCTACAAGCTGCAGGGCTATGCGGTGGATGCCAACGGCAACCTGCAGAACGGCGTGGTCAGCGATATCCAGATCCAGACCGCCAGCCAGTCGCCCAAGGCCACCGAGAACATCACCCAGACGTTCAACCTGAACTCGACCAATACGGTGCCGACCACCACGCCGTTCGACCCGACTGACCCGACCACCTACAACTCGTCGACCTCGACCAACATCTACGACACCCAGGGCAACGCCCACGTCTTCACCCAGTACTTCGTCAAGACGGCGGCCAACACCTGGACCATGAACGTGCTGGTCGACGGTCGCAACCCCAACGACCCGACCCTGACCACGCCCTACACCGCCAACGTGGGCTTCACCACGGCCGGTCAGCTGGATCTGACCACTCTCAGTTCGCCGGATCTAACGGTCAACGCCGACGGCACCATCAGCATGACCAACTGGACGCCGGCCGCGCCGGACAGTTCGGTGCCGCCGGTATGGAGCTCCAACGGTGCCACCGCGGCCGCCGCCGGGGTGACCCTGGATCTGCGCAACTCCACCCAGTTCTCCAGCTCCTTCGCGGTCAGTGCCGTCAGCCAGGACGGCTACACCACCGGCGAGCTGTCGGGCCTGGAAATCGACGACACCGGGGTGATCTTCGCCCGCTACACCAACGGCCAGTCGCTGGTGCAGGGGCAGGTGGTGCTGGCCAACTTCGCCAACGTGCAGGGCCTCACGCCGGTCGGCAAGACCGCCTGGGTGCAGTCCTTCCAGTCCGGCGAGCCGGTGGTGGGTACGCCGCGTTCCGGCACCCTGGGTGCCCTGCAGGCCGGCGCCCTGGAAGACTCCAACGTGGAGCTGTCGGATCAGCTGGTGAACCTGATCGTGGCCCAACGCAACTACCAGGCCAACGCCAAGACCATCGAAACCGAGAGTGCCATTACCCAGACCATCATCAACCTGCGGTAAGTCTGGCGGAGGAGGCTTGCCGCCAGCGGCAAGGCCTCGCCGGCATGGCAGCGCAAGGGCTTCTTCGGAAGCCCTTTCGTTTTTTAAAGTTGTTTTAAATCAGTGTCTTGCGTTGATTTTTCGAGTCTGGCACGGGGCTTGCTCAATAGCCTGTAACAGAGCAGCGAGCGGCAATGGCCGCCCACCTCGGAGAAGACAATGGACAAGATGCTGTACGTTTCCATGACTGGCGCCAGCCAGAACACCATGGCTCAACGTGCCCACGCCAACAACCTGGCGAACATTTCCACCAGCGGCTTCCGTCGCGACTTCGAGCAGGCGCGTTCGATGCCGGTATTCGGCGAGACCTTCCCGGCTCGCGTGTTTGCCATGAGCGAGCGGCCTGGCACCGACTTCACCCCGGGTTCGCTGCAGGAAACCGGTCGCGACATGGATGTGGCCATCGATGGCCAGGGCTGGATTGCCGTGCAGTCCGCCGATGGCAGCGAAGCCTATGTGCGTACCGCCAGCCTGCAGATCGACTCGCTGGGCCAGCTGCGCACCGGCAATGGTTTGCCGGTGCTCGGCAATGGCGGGCCGATTGCCATACCGCCGGAGCAGAAAGTCGAGATCGGCCAGGACGGCACCATCAGCATCCGTGCCCTCGGCGAGTCGCCCAGCACCATGGCCGAGGTCGACCGCATCAAGCTGGTCAACCCGGATCCGAAGACCCTGGAAAAAGGCCTCGACGGCCTGATCCGGGTCAAGGACGCGCAGCAGCCTGCTGCCGCTGACGCCAACGTGCGCGTGACCTCCGGCTTCATCGAGGCGAGCAACGTGAATGCCGTGGAGGAGATGACCGCGATCCTCTCGCTGTCCCGCCAGTTCGAACTGCACGTGAAGATGATGCACACGGCCGAAGAAGACGCCACGGCCATGGCACGCGTCATGCAACTCAGCTAATTACCAGCGCGATGTGCCGTAAAACCGGCGCTCGAGGAGAAGAAAGATGATTCCGGCTCTGTGGGTCAGTAAAACCGGTCTGTCCGCCCAGGACATGAACCTGACCACGATTTCCAACAACCTGGCGAACGTATCGACCACCGGGTTCAAGCGCGATCGCGCCGAATTCGAGGATCTGCTGTACCAGATCCGCCGTCAGCCCGGCGGCCAGTCCAGCCAGGACAGCGAACTGCCGACCGGCCTGCAGCTGGGTACCGGTGTGCGCATTGCCGGCACCCAGAAGATCCATACCCAGGGCAGCCTGCAGACCACCGAGCAGCCGCTCGACCTGGCCGTCAACGGTCGTGGCTTCTTCCAGATCCTGCAGCCGGACGGCACCGTGGCCTATACCCGCGACGGCAGCTTCCACCTCAATTCCGACGGCCAGATCGTCACCTCCCAGGGTTTTGCCCTGGAGCCGGCCATCGTGCTGCCGGCCGAGGTGCAGACCTTCACCGTGGGTGAGGACGGCACTGTCTCCGTCACCACCGTCGGTAATCCGGCGTCGCAGGTGATCGGCAACATCCAGACCGCCGACTTCGTCAACTACGGCGGCCTGCAGGCGATTGGCAACAACCTGTTCCTGGAGACCGCCTCCAGCGGCGCGCCGCAGGTCGGCACCCCAGGCCTGACCGGCCTTGGCGTGGTACTGCAGAACACCCTGGAAAACTCCAACGTCAGCGTGGTCGAGGAACTGGTGAACATGATCACCACCCAGCGCGCCTACGAGATGAACTCCAAGGTCATCTCCACCGCCGACCAGATGCTGTCCTTCATTACGCAGAATCTTTAATCCGCGGGCACCGGCCTAGGTCGGTACCGGCATAAAGCAACAAGAACGCCGTGAGGTAGTGGTTATGAACCGGCTGATGTTTCTTCTCCCCCTGCTGGGCAGCGTGGCCCTGAGTGCCTGCGTCACGCCCCCACCGAAGCCGGACGATCCCTATTACGCCCCGGTGCTGCCGCGCACCCCGCTGCCGGCGGCGCAGACTAACGGCTCCATCTACCAGGCCGGTTTCGAAACCAATCTGTATGACGACCGTAAGGCCTACCGGGTTGGCGACATCATCACCATCACCCTCAGCGAGAAGACCCAGGCCAGCAAGAAGGCCGGCTCCTCGATCGACAAGGACAGCACCACCAGCCTCGGCCTGACTTCGCTGTTTGGCGGCGGCGTTTCGGTGGACAACCCGGATAGCGGCCTCAACCCGATTACCGGCGACAAGCTGGGCCTCAGCGCCTCCTACTCGGGTAGCCGCGCCACCGAGGGCAAGAGCGATGCCGACCAGAGCAACAGCCTGAGCGGCTCGATCACCGTGACCGTGGCCGAAGTGCTGCCCAACGGCATCCTCGCCGTGCGCGGCGAGAAGTGGATGACCCTCAACACCGGTGACGAGTTGGTGCGCATCGCCGGGCTGATCCGCTCGGACGACATCGCCACCGACAACACCGTGTCGTCCACCCGCGTGGCCAACGCACGCATCACCTACTCGGGCACCGGCGCCTTCGCCGACGCCAGCCAGCCGGGCTGGTTCGACCGCTTCTTCACCAGCCCGCTGTTCCCGTTCTGAGCAGGTAGCCGAGCATGAAACGACTGATTTGCGCGCTCTGCCTGCTCCTGGCCAGTACCGCCCAGGCCGAGCGTCTGAAGGATCTGGCCAGCATCCAGGGCGTGCGCACCAACCAGCTGATTGGCTACGGCCTGGTGGTGGGGCTCAACGGCAGTGGTGACCAGACCACCCAGACGCCGTTCACCCTGCAGACTTTCAACAACATGCTGGCGCAGTTCGGCATCAAGGTGCCGGCCGGCAGCGGCAACGTGCAGCTGAAGAACGTCGCCGCGGTGTCCGTGCATGCCGAGCTGCCGCCCTTCGCCAAGCCGGGCCAGGTGCTGGACGTGACCATTTCCTCGATCGGCAACGCCAAGAGCCTGCGCGGCGGCAGCCTGCTGATGACGCCGATGAAGGGTATCGACGGCAACGTCTACGCCATCGCCCAGGGCAACCTGGTGGTCGGTGGCTTCGACGCCGGCGGCGCCGACGGCTCGCGCATCACCGTCAACGTGCCGTCGGCCGGGCGGATTCCCGCCGGTGCCACGGTGGAACGGCCGGTGCCGAGCGGTTTCGACCAGGGCAACAGCCTGACCCTCAATCTCAACCGCGCCGACTTCACCACGGCGAAGAACATCGTCGACCAGATCAACGGCATGCTTGGCCCAGGCGTGGCCCAGGCCATCGACGGCGGCTCGATCCGGGTCAGCGCGCCGCTCGATCCCAATCAGCGGGTGGACTACCTGTCCGTGCTGGAAAACCTCGAAGTCGAGGCCGGGCAGGCGGTGGCCAAGGTCATCATCAACTCGCGCACCGGCACCATCGTCATCGGCCAGAACGTCAAGGTGCAGCCGGCGGCGGTGACCCA
The window above is part of the Pseudomonas alcaligenes genome. Proteins encoded here:
- the flgC gene encoding flagellar basal body rod protein FlgC, coding for MSLASVFNIAGTGMSAQSTRLNTISSNIANAETVSSSINQTYRARHPVFATMFESSMEGDRGSLFADQDEPGRGVQVLGVVEDQSSLMPRYEPNHPAADEKGYVYYPNVNVVEEMADMISASRAFQTNVEMMNTAKQMMQRVLTLGQ
- the flgD gene encoding flagellar hook assembly protein FlgD, with protein sequence MSSVSGVSSVLDQYQIKEDSGTSSNELGKNQFLELLVAQLNNQNPLEPQANGEFIAQLAQFSQVEGIEKLNSSMDSLVTGYQSSQALQASSLVGRKVIVPSEKAVVDTSETFKGSLVLPVTSSNVYVNIYDSTGSVVNRVNLGQQAAGQVSFMWDGKDSSGKLLSPGTYKFEAQATYADGTKGLYTLLPANVDSVTLGQNGGEMQLNLAGLGSVALSQVQMIGQ
- the flgE gene encoding flagellar hook protein FlgE; protein product: MSFNIGLSGLRAATSDLNVTGNNIANAGTAGFKQSRAEFADVYAASVLGTGSNPQGSGVLLSDVSQLFNQGNINYTQNALDLAINGNGFFVTSNNGEVSYTRAGYFGTDRDGYMVNNFGYKLQGYAVDANGNLQNGVVSDIQIQTASQSPKATENITQTFNLNSTNTVPTTTPFDPTDPTTYNSSTSTNIYDTQGNAHVFTQYFVKTAANTWTMNVLVDGRNPNDPTLTTPYTANVGFTTAGQLDLTTLSSPDLTVNADGTISMTNWTPAAPDSSVPPVWSSNGATAAAAGVTLDLRNSTQFSSSFAVSAVSQDGYTTGELSGLEIDDTGVIFARYTNGQSLVQGQVVLANFANVQGLTPVGKTAWVQSFQSGEPVVGTPRSGTLGALQAGALEDSNVELSDQLVNLIVAQRNYQANAKTIETESAITQTIINLR
- the flgF gene encoding flagellar basal-body rod protein FlgF; amino-acid sequence: MDKMLYVSMTGASQNTMAQRAHANNLANISTSGFRRDFEQARSMPVFGETFPARVFAMSERPGTDFTPGSLQETGRDMDVAIDGQGWIAVQSADGSEAYVRTASLQIDSLGQLRTGNGLPVLGNGGPIAIPPEQKVEIGQDGTISIRALGESPSTMAEVDRIKLVNPDPKTLEKGLDGLIRVKDAQQPAAADANVRVTSGFIEASNVNAVEEMTAILSLSRQFELHVKMMHTAEEDATAMARVMQLS
- the flgG gene encoding flagellar basal-body rod protein FlgG; amino-acid sequence: MIPALWVSKTGLSAQDMNLTTISNNLANVSTTGFKRDRAEFEDLLYQIRRQPGGQSSQDSELPTGLQLGTGVRIAGTQKIHTQGSLQTTEQPLDLAVNGRGFFQILQPDGTVAYTRDGSFHLNSDGQIVTSQGFALEPAIVLPAEVQTFTVGEDGTVSVTTVGNPASQVIGNIQTADFVNYGGLQAIGNNLFLETASSGAPQVGTPGLTGLGVVLQNTLENSNVSVVEELVNMITTQRAYEMNSKVISTADQMLSFITQNL
- the flgH gene encoding flagellar basal body L-ring protein FlgH, coding for MNRLMFLLPLLGSVALSACVTPPPKPDDPYYAPVLPRTPLPAAQTNGSIYQAGFETNLYDDRKAYRVGDIITITLSEKTQASKKAGSSIDKDSTTSLGLTSLFGGGVSVDNPDSGLNPITGDKLGLSASYSGSRATEGKSDADQSNSLSGSITVTVAEVLPNGILAVRGEKWMTLNTGDELVRIAGLIRSDDIATDNTVSSTRVANARITYSGTGAFADASQPGWFDRFFTSPLFPF
- a CDS encoding flagellar basal body P-ring protein FlgI, whose protein sequence is MKRLICALCLLLASTAQAERLKDLASIQGVRTNQLIGYGLVVGLNGSGDQTTQTPFTLQTFNNMLAQFGIKVPAGSGNVQLKNVAAVSVHAELPPFAKPGQVLDVTISSIGNAKSLRGGSLLMTPMKGIDGNVYAIAQGNLVVGGFDAGGADGSRITVNVPSAGRIPAGATVERPVPSGFDQGNSLTLNLNRADFTTAKNIVDQINGMLGPGVAQAIDGGSIRVSAPLDPNQRVDYLSVLENLEVEAGQAVAKVIINSRTGTIVIGQNVKVQPAAVTHGSLTVTISEDPIVSQPGAFSNGQTAVVPNSKVDAAEEAKPMFKFGPGTTLDEIVRAVNQVGAAPSDLMAILEALKQAGALQADLIVI